A stretch of the Candidatus Ozemobacteraceae bacterium genome encodes the following:
- a CDS encoding protein kinase, with protein MIKPDQIIGRHYRIIAQLGVGGMGQVYKALDVNLGREVAIKFLLEADSNEEIRQRFINEGRVLATINHRAVISVYASDIDEGLNVPFLVMEFVDGKPIDRFRDQYLENQTLLFEHFVELLDGISACHQKGIIHRDIKPANILANREGQLKILDFGIAKTAKKQTKTGVALGTPHYMAPEQCLGKADVTHKVDIYAIGVMLWEFLTGKLPFDAGDSAADPALAIALMHLNEPPPLEVFTSNPAISRFADLLGRMLAKKPDDRPEVSEVMETLRKELVCTIPSAATGPIPAVSSAVSGRRGAIRLIGDIYQIQRELGSGGMGTVYLALDTSLNRQVAIKLMNESNARDTALVERFIREGQLLATVGHPNIMNIYASAIDPESGRPFLVMEYIDGVSLASLKRNLLKDRRNVPALMLQLFEGIAACHAHGIIHRDLKPSNIMVTRSGILKVLDFGIAKTSSNITQMGITMGTPEYMSPEQCMGVRDLTPASDVYTMGVIFWELIYGDTPFKPDTAENPELSIAMKHVHATLPAGVLIPDESFAPLLPLVRKMLDKSPAARPRLDELIQALDAYVEAHLSTGQALPATRRKSRSMRASGLQELLSGEAEASAGPFLKRRSTWLGAGAIAVAAALTYAFFLGKPDNTKLLTLLKAQLEQQLTAGQLQEAVRTLADLESEPGGSEAAAPFRGRLAELLSAKARSSASAGDASPALSLYDLARQIDPGNATATSGFESVKASIDALIAAEANRARLLNRSRELLPLILPGSGTEELAGIIGGLRQVGLATEAASIESVWIDTFLASGDAALASDPTRALEYFDEIRKRFSETKGIDDRIAAARRRQEEEQARLRKSRETADLIAQLDDASRSFTPESDPAAFIALCDTLAQMGERATADTYRRTAAARLFETAETLLASGKKTEAVQAMKRASDIFSGLPGLGDRLKQTEDLIAAERAAAERAAALGKRLSDISTEIQSLRPPAPVDELLSKIGEVETAFAAASAAADLRRAIFDRYLSAARSVRDTDPGTAMAVLAECGKIGLSADLVASETRFAKQLIAARDAADAERKRAAELERQVGILAAEIRSVAPPAPVAPLMMRIGDVETAFAAASAAAELRQALFDRYLTAARSRKDTDPESALAILAECRNIGIQPDTVASEASALSQTVATRAAQAAKQKRVSDLSAELSKLVQAPFAKGGTAIRALLDELSALGETEKAATFRSEALETVRTQAGKVRTDEDAQEIRRAMKGLIETGSPEELAISSAIETSLKAWRDKRTKEIETALGKAKPAENTKQVVELLRELAAFDDPERVKSAAQALKKKYLEAASRLKQPAQAKKLLSAAADIPQLKGDPDLRSAITAADEAIAEEARLAHAAELASQAAKPPVVVKPPPVEIAPPVATVAIQPPVQPPPVVTPPPAPAEPVVGPGGFKTLAEAVAAAEPGQKIRVKPGTYKGSCIVDKNVTILGEGNRASVVLESGSGPVLTLSGNATVSGLTIGFTGSSQTDAVKITGGSPTVKNCTVTSTAAAAAPSWSACIAVDGGSPTIVGNVTNGSRGMGILARGGRPHISGNTCSGCAIYGAWFTDGAGGTFENNTVTRSGKSGVGIKSGASPAVRNNIISNNTENGIFVYQGGAGTIQGNTLSDNGWSGVQVGMAGKAELIADNRISGNRRHGIHVTGNGSTAVIGSNTLSGNGKDGEKADEGGQISRR; from the coding sequence ATGATCAAGCCCGACCAGATAATCGGAAGACACTACAGAATCATCGCTCAACTGGGCGTCGGCGGCATGGGGCAGGTGTACAAGGCCCTAGACGTCAATCTCGGTCGGGAAGTCGCCATCAAGTTTCTTCTCGAGGCTGACTCGAACGAGGAGATTCGCCAGCGGTTCATCAACGAAGGCCGCGTTCTCGCTACGATCAACCACCGCGCCGTCATCTCGGTATACGCCTCGGATATTGACGAAGGCCTGAACGTACCCTTCCTGGTCATGGAGTTCGTCGACGGAAAGCCGATCGACCGGTTTCGCGACCAGTATCTCGAGAACCAGACGCTCCTGTTCGAACATTTCGTCGAGCTTCTCGACGGCATATCCGCCTGCCATCAGAAGGGTATTATACATAGAGATATAAAACCAGCAAATATCCTTGCGAACCGCGAAGGTCAGCTGAAGATCCTCGACTTCGGCATCGCCAAGACGGCGAAAAAGCAGACCAAGACGGGGGTCGCACTCGGCACGCCGCACTACATGGCACCCGAACAGTGTCTCGGAAAGGCCGACGTCACCCACAAGGTCGATATCTACGCCATCGGCGTCATGCTCTGGGAATTCCTCACCGGCAAGCTTCCTTTCGACGCGGGTGATTCAGCCGCTGACCCGGCCCTCGCCATCGCGCTGATGCACCTGAACGAGCCTCCGCCCCTAGAAGTCTTCACGTCGAATCCCGCCATCAGCAGGTTCGCCGATCTTCTGGGCCGCATGCTTGCAAAAAAGCCGGATGACCGGCCCGAAGTGAGCGAGGTCATGGAGACGCTCCGCAAGGAGCTCGTCTGCACGATTCCGTCCGCTGCAACCGGGCCGATCCCCGCCGTCTCTTCCGCCGTCTCCGGCCGGAGAGGCGCGATCAGGCTCATCGGTGATATTTACCAGATCCAGCGCGAACTGGGAAGCGGGGGCATGGGAACGGTTTATCTCGCCCTCGACACGTCCCTGAACCGCCAGGTCGCAATCAAGCTCATGAACGAGTCGAACGCCCGGGACACCGCCCTGGTCGAACGGTTCATTCGCGAAGGTCAGTTGCTCGCCACGGTCGGCCATCCGAATATCATGAACATCTACGCGTCGGCGATCGACCCCGAATCGGGCCGGCCGTTCCTCGTGATGGAGTATATCGACGGCGTTTCTCTTGCATCGCTGAAGCGCAACCTTCTCAAGGACCGCCGGAACGTTCCCGCCCTCATGCTCCAGTTGTTCGAGGGAATCGCGGCCTGCCACGCCCACGGCATCATCCACCGCGATCTGAAGCCGTCGAACATCATGGTTACGCGATCCGGCATACTGAAAGTGCTCGATTTCGGCATCGCCAAGACCTCGTCGAATATCACGCAAATGGGCATCACGATGGGAACGCCCGAATACATGTCTCCCGAGCAATGCATGGGCGTCAGGGACCTCACGCCTGCATCCGACGTCTACACGATGGGCGTCATTTTCTGGGAACTCATCTACGGCGACACGCCCTTCAAACCCGACACCGCCGAGAACCCCGAGTTGTCGATCGCGATGAAGCACGTTCATGCGACTCTGCCGGCCGGCGTGCTGATTCCCGACGAGTCGTTTGCCCCCCTTCTCCCCCTCGTCAGGAAGATGCTCGACAAATCCCCCGCCGCACGGCCACGGCTCGACGAACTCATCCAGGCGCTCGATGCTTATGTCGAGGCGCATCTCAGCACGGGCCAGGCCCTGCCGGCGACGCGACGGAAATCCCGCAGCATGCGCGCAAGCGGCCTGCAGGAGCTCCTTTCGGGTGAGGCGGAGGCGTCGGCCGGCCCCTTCCTGAAACGCCGGTCCACCTGGCTTGGCGCCGGCGCGATCGCCGTCGCAGCCGCCCTCACCTACGCATTTTTCCTCGGCAAGCCCGACAACACAAAACTGCTGACCCTGCTCAAAGCCCAGCTCGAACAGCAACTCACCGCGGGCCAACTCCAGGAGGCAGTTCGAACTCTCGCCGATCTCGAGTCCGAACCCGGGGGCTCCGAAGCCGCCGCCCCCTTCCGGGGAAGATTGGCCGAACTGCTCTCCGCGAAAGCCCGGTCAAGCGCCTCGGCTGGCGATGCTTCACCCGCTCTGAGCCTCTACGATCTCGCTCGGCAGATCGACCCCGGAAATGCGACCGCGACCAGCGGTTTCGAAAGCGTCAAGGCGTCGATCGACGCATTGATCGCGGCCGAAGCGAACCGCGCGCGGCTCCTGAATCGGTCGCGGGAACTGTTGCCTCTCATCCTCCCGGGATCGGGAACGGAGGAACTGGCGGGAATCATCGGCGGGCTTCGTCAGGTGGGGCTGGCAACCGAAGCGGCATCGATCGAGTCCGTTTGGATCGACACGTTCCTCGCCTCGGGCGATGCCGCCCTGGCAAGCGATCCGACCAGGGCCCTGGAGTATTTCGACGAGATACGGAAGCGGTTCTCCGAAACGAAAGGCATCGACGACCGGATCGCCGCGGCCCGCAGGCGGCAGGAGGAGGAACAGGCGCGTCTTCGCAAGTCCCGTGAAACGGCCGATCTGATCGCCCAACTCGACGATGCGTCCAGGTCATTCACCCCCGAATCAGATCCCGCGGCCTTCATTGCGCTCTGCGACACGCTCGCGCAGATGGGCGAACGCGCAACCGCCGACACATACCGCCGCACGGCCGCGGCCCGGTTGTTCGAAACCGCGGAAACCCTCCTCGCCTCCGGGAAGAAAACCGAGGCCGTCCAGGCGATGAAACGCGCTTCGGACATTTTTTCCGGCCTTCCCGGCCTCGGCGACCGCCTCAAGCAGACGGAGGATCTCATTGCGGCCGAGCGCGCAGCAGCCGAGCGGGCCGCGGCTCTCGGAAAACGTCTCTCCGATATATCGACAGAGATACAATCGCTCCGGCCTCCGGCTCCGGTCGATGAACTTCTGTCGAAGATCGGCGAAGTCGAAACGGCGTTCGCCGCAGCTTCCGCAGCCGCCGATCTCAGACGCGCAATTTTCGACAGGTATCTTTCCGCCGCTCGAAGCGTCCGGGACACCGACCCCGGTACAGCGATGGCCGTTCTTGCGGAATGCGGGAAAATCGGGCTGAGCGCCGATCTCGTCGCCTCCGAAACGAGGTTCGCCAAACAGCTCATCGCCGCCCGCGACGCCGCGGATGCGGAACGCAAGCGCGCCGCCGAACTCGAAAGACAGGTCGGCATCCTGGCTGCCGAGATCCGGTCGGTCGCCCCTCCTGCCCCCGTCGCCCCCCTGATGATGCGGATCGGTGATGTGGAAACGGCGTTTGCCGCTGCCTCCGCCGCCGCGGAGCTGCGACAGGCCCTCTTCGACCGGTATCTGACTGCGGCAAGAAGCCGGAAAGACACCGATCCCGAGTCCGCCCTGGCGATCCTGGCGGAGTGCAGGAACATCGGTATCCAGCCCGATACCGTCGCGTCCGAAGCGTCGGCGCTTTCGCAGACGGTCGCGACACGCGCGGCCCAGGCGGCGAAGCAGAAGCGCGTCTCGGATTTGTCAGCCGAACTTTCGAAGCTCGTGCAGGCCCCTTTCGCAAAGGGAGGAACGGCAATCCGAGCCCTTCTCGATGAACTGTCGGCACTTGGGGAAACCGAAAAAGCCGCAACGTTCCGTTCTGAAGCCCTCGAAACCGTCAGAACGCAGGCCGGCAAGGTCCGGACCGACGAGGACGCCCAGGAGATCCGGCGCGCCATGAAAGGGCTGATCGAGACCGGCAGTCCCGAAGAACTGGCTATATCTTCCGCTATAGAGACTTCCTTGAAGGCATGGCGGGACAAGCGGACGAAGGAAATCGAGACGGCCCTCGGGAAGGCGAAACCGGCCGAGAACACGAAACAGGTGGTCGAACTTCTTCGGGAACTGGCAGCGTTCGACGACCCTGAGCGTGTGAAATCCGCGGCCCAGGCTCTCAAGAAAAAATATCTCGAAGCGGCTTCCCGCCTGAAACAGCCTGCCCAGGCAAAAAAACTCCTCTCCGCAGCCGCCGACATCCCCCAGCTCAAGGGCGACCCCGATCTCCGGTCGGCCATCACGGCCGCCGACGAAGCCATCGCCGAAGAGGCCAGGCTCGCGCATGCCGCCGAACTCGCCAGCCAGGCGGCCAAACCGCCCGTCGTCGTCAAACCGCCGCCGGTCGAGATCGCTCCCCCCGTTGCGACGGTCGCGATACAACCTCCCGTTCAACCCCCACCGGTCGTCACTCCGCCGCCGGCGCCTGCCGAGCCGGTCGTCGGCCCCGGCGGATTCAAGACACTCGCGGAAGCCGTTGCAGCCGCAGAACCCGGTCAGAAGATCCGCGTCAAGCCTGGCACATACAAAGGATCCTGCATCGTCGACAAGAACGTCACGATCCTGGGCGAAGGCAATCGCGCGTCCGTCGTTCTCGAGTCCGGCTCAGGCCCGGTTCTCACGTTGTCCGGCAACGCCACCGTCTCCGGCCTCACGATCGGGTTTACCGGCTCTTCGCAGACGGATGCGGTCAAAATCACGGGCGGATCACCCACGGTGAAGAATTGCACCGTCACCAGCACTGCCGCCGCTGCAGCGCCCTCCTGGTCGGCGTGCATCGCCGTCGATGGCGGCTCGCCGACGATCGTCGGGAACGTGACGAACGGCAGCAGGGGGATGGGCATCCTCGCCCGCGGAGGCCGGCCGCACATCTCGGGCAACACCTGTTCCGGCTGCGCGATTTACGGCGCCTGGTTCACCGACGGGGCCGGCGGAACCTTCGAAAACAACACGGTCACGCGGTCGGGCAAATCCGGCGTCGGCATCAAGAGCGGAGCATCCCCCGCCGTCCGGAACAATATAATATCGAACAATACAGAAAACGGCATCTTCGTATATCAAGGCGGGGCCGGCACCATTCAGGGGAACACCCTTTCCGACAACGGCTGGTCAGGCGTCCAGGTCGGCATGGCGGGAAAAGCCGAGCTCATCGCCGACAACCGTATCAGCGGCAATCGCAGGCACGGCATCCATGTAACGGGCAATGGCAGCACGGCAGTGATCGGAAGCAACACCCTTTCAGGCAACGGGAAAGACGGCGAAAAAGCCGATGAAGGCGGGCAGATCTCCCGCCGGTAA
- a CDS encoding tetratricopeptide repeat protein, with protein MSPTSSRGRFLTCVILAFLLGFTVLSVSHAAGDAGKSATLATVTRMLGFEPHPSTIDVPGPLMLQGKPFTAAIELLETWDADRAVPVIRKLGFKLKLFSNGSEAEVVELPAQPIEAKSLKKGTVFASGTGKAVGLKVTTLESTGKGKNISAITLDFAVTSTGEESQQASAPSALPATDAAAVPIETPVPTGDDATVVRMARTFVARADAMPAAAVSGKALLYRKALSTLPTELDSTDVALLRAEINGKLEALRPAGAPATAPSLSAATETDATVSAPSLSSPITRERHEPSAEAKSLFEQAQKAFDRQEEPAARDFLRRATEKDPAYFEAWLLLGKNAVGNSKYARAKEALEKALSLRPDDAEAGALHFKACYYLGEGETGIEKLFGMVGRKPDLLAPRMALADAYYQMGDLPLCEEQCLAILDRFPGNDRARDLLAKARARMK; from the coding sequence ATGTCACCCACATCGTCGAGAGGTCGGTTCCTCACATGCGTCATCCTGGCATTCCTGCTGGGCTTCACCGTCCTATCTGTGTCACATGCCGCAGGAGATGCCGGAAAGAGCGCCACCCTTGCAACCGTGACGCGCATGCTCGGGTTCGAGCCCCATCCCTCGACCATCGACGTGCCCGGCCCGCTCATGCTCCAGGGCAAGCCGTTCACCGCCGCGATCGAACTGCTCGAAACGTGGGATGCCGATCGGGCCGTTCCTGTCATCCGAAAGCTCGGATTCAAGCTCAAGCTGTTCTCGAACGGCAGCGAGGCGGAGGTTGTCGAACTTCCGGCTCAGCCGATCGAGGCGAAGAGCCTCAAAAAAGGCACCGTATTCGCCTCCGGGACCGGCAAGGCCGTCGGCCTGAAGGTCACGACCCTCGAATCGACCGGAAAAGGCAAGAACATTTCCGCCATCACCCTCGATTTCGCCGTCACCTCGACCGGCGAGGAATCGCAACAGGCCTCCGCACCTTCCGCTTTGCCGGCAACGGATGCCGCAGCCGTCCCGATCGAGACACCGGTTCCCACGGGCGATGACGCGACCGTCGTCCGCATGGCCAGAACCTTCGTCGCCCGCGCCGATGCCATGCCCGCAGCCGCCGTCTCCGGAAAGGCGCTGCTGTATCGCAAAGCTCTTTCCACGCTTCCGACCGAGTTGGACTCGACGGATGTCGCCCTTCTGAGGGCCGAAATCAACGGGAAACTCGAAGCCCTTCGGCCCGCCGGGGCCCCGGCGACAGCCCCCTCTCTTTCTGCGGCAACAGAGACCGACGCGACGGTTTCGGCGCCGAGCCTGTCCTCTCCGATCACCCGGGAGCGGCATGAACCGTCCGCCGAGGCGAAGAGCCTGTTCGAGCAGGCGCAGAAAGCCTTCGACCGACAGGAGGAGCCGGCGGCCCGCGATTTTCTGCGACGGGCGACCGAGAAAGACCCCGCCTACTTCGAAGCCTGGCTGCTGCTCGGCAAAAACGCCGTCGGCAACTCGAAATACGCCCGCGCGAAGGAGGCCCTCGAAAAGGCGCTTTCCCTGCGGCCGGACGATGCTGAGGCTGGCGCCCTGCACTTCAAGGCCTGCTACTATCTCGGCGAAGGGGAAACGGGCATCGAAAAACTCTTCGGCATGGTCGGCCGAAAACCCGACCTCCTCGCCCCCCGCATGGCCCTCGCCGATGCCTATTACCAGATGGGCGATCTTCCCCTCTGCGAAGAGCAGTGCCTCGCCATTCTCGACCGTTTCCCCGGCAACGATCGAGCCCGCGATCTGCTCGCCAAAGCGCGCGCGCGAATGAAATAG
- a CDS encoding TrkH family potassium uptake protein, which yields MLEVHHPSPATETRLDEYFRAARRTMNAFAVLGLLFLALDPSFGRATWYAALKAFLVLPIDALFVLHLGLGYLRSKSSLAFIRDFPLDIIFFLPLFTLTFGGVHPSHIIAVRQFVHYFNRYLERSMLQNLAQNISERPARLIAMSFAGVILIGTFLLILPVSVSPGSKPSFLTALFTATSAVCVTGLNVIDPSHYFTLFGQIVIVFLIQIGGLGIMTMSAGVSLLIGKRFGMSQRSLMQNVLDQSDLAGLRNILIDILRLTFIAEAMGALILGARFYVATDCSFRRAAYLGVFHAISAFCNAGFSLFSDSLCGFAWDPIICFTVMGLIVSGGLGFAVLGVINGWILGSRRGPADVHTRLVVLTTLVLILVGAVFIYVLEFNGPAMLHLNGPEKLMAALFQSVTTRTAGFNTIDIAQMRSSSLFLMILFMFIGASPSSTGGGIKTTTLAVMLLALDAHMQGKNEVTAYERVIPGDVVLRSFLITAISATLVASYTFLLTLTENQDLIRLMFETASAFGTVGLSANLTPDLSPLGQFLIISLMFIGRIGPLTLALSVRAPVKRGDVRYPTTRVLVG from the coding sequence ATGCTTGAGGTGCATCACCCCTCGCCGGCGACGGAAACCCGTCTCGACGAGTATTTCAGGGCCGCGCGAAGGACGATGAACGCCTTCGCCGTTCTCGGCCTCCTGTTTCTCGCCCTAGACCCAAGCTTCGGCCGAGCCACGTGGTATGCCGCTCTGAAAGCGTTCCTGGTTCTGCCGATCGACGCCCTTTTCGTCCTTCATCTCGGACTGGGTTATCTCCGATCGAAGTCGAGCCTCGCATTCATCAGGGATTTTCCCCTCGACATCATCTTCTTCCTTCCCCTATTCACCCTGACATTCGGCGGAGTCCACCCGTCCCATATCATCGCCGTGCGCCAGTTCGTGCATTATTTCAATCGCTATCTCGAACGCAGCATGCTCCAGAATCTGGCTCAGAATATCTCCGAACGCCCCGCGCGACTCATCGCGATGAGTTTTGCAGGAGTCATCCTGATCGGGACTTTTCTTCTGATTCTTCCCGTTTCCGTTTCGCCCGGATCCAAACCGTCGTTCCTGACGGCCTTGTTCACGGCGACGTCGGCCGTGTGCGTGACCGGCCTGAATGTCATCGACCCTTCGCACTACTTCACCCTGTTCGGCCAGATCGTGATCGTCTTCCTCATCCAGATCGGCGGTCTCGGCATCATGACCATGTCTGCCGGCGTCTCGCTTCTCATCGGCAAGCGGTTCGGAATGAGCCAGCGGTCGCTCATGCAGAACGTTCTCGACCAATCGGATCTCGCCGGTCTTCGAAATATACTGATTGACATATTGAGACTGACATTCATCGCCGAAGCCATGGGAGCGTTGATCCTGGGAGCCCGTTTTTACGTCGCAACCGACTGCTCGTTCAGGCGCGCGGCCTATCTCGGGGTCTTTCACGCGATATCGGCGTTCTGCAACGCTGGCTTTTCCCTGTTTTCCGACAGCCTCTGCGGCTTCGCCTGGGATCCGATCATCTGCTTCACCGTGATGGGGCTCATCGTTTCGGGCGGCCTCGGATTCGCCGTTCTCGGGGTCATCAACGGCTGGATTCTCGGAAGCCGGCGGGGCCCGGCCGACGTCCATACGCGCCTCGTCGTCCTGACGACTCTCGTCCTCATCCTCGTCGGCGCCGTTTTCATCTACGTTCTCGAGTTCAACGGTCCAGCCATGCTGCATCTGAACGGGCCCGAGAAACTGATGGCCGCCCTCTTCCAAAGCGTCACCACGAGAACCGCCGGTTTCAACACGATCGATATCGCCCAGATGCGATCATCGAGCCTGTTCCTGATGATACTCTTCATGTTCATCGGCGCCTCCCCTTCGTCCACGGGCGGCGGCATCAAGACGACGACGCTCGCCGTCATGCTGCTCGCCCTCGACGCCCATATGCAGGGGAAGAACGAGGTGACGGCCTACGAGCGCGTGATTCCTGGCGACGTCGTGCTCAGGTCGTTCCTGATCACCGCGATCTCCGCGACCCTGGTTGCCTCGTACACGTTCCTGCTGACCCTGACGGAAAACCAGGACCTGATTCGGCTCATGTTCGAAACGGCTTCGGCCTTCGGAACGGTCGGCCTGTCGGCAAACCTGACGCCAGACCTTTCCCCGCTCGGGCAGTTCCTCATCATATCCCTGATGTTCATCGGCCGCATCGGCCCGCTGACGCTCGCGCTCTCCGTGAGAGCCCCCGTCAAGCGTGGCGACGTGCGGTATCCAACGACCCGCGTTCTGGTCGGATAG
- a CDS encoding TrkA family potassium uptake protein produces MQYAVLGLGRFGSKLATSLFSRGGEVLAIDSDPDAVERIKDHVSHVAIADVTDELSLRSLGLPDMDVAVVAIGEMIETSILATALLKRLGVRRILSRAVNKSQAQILTEVGATEVFSLEDQMGDQIASRLIAPHILESITLSSGHSLVEILPLKSFIGKTLKDLNLRAKAGINVIAIKRKVPSINERGENTIKVVLNDLPSPDEKITDDDILVVVGQDERISALSRSFEEEEQV; encoded by the coding sequence ATGCAGTATGCCGTCTTAGGACTCGGACGATTCGGTTCGAAGCTTGCCACGTCGCTGTTCTCTCGGGGAGGCGAAGTGCTCGCCATCGACAGCGACCCAGACGCCGTCGAGCGGATCAAGGACCACGTCTCCCACGTCGCGATCGCCGACGTCACGGACGAGCTGTCCCTGCGCAGCCTCGGCCTGCCGGACATGGACGTGGCCGTGGTCGCCATCGGCGAAATGATCGAGACGAGCATTCTGGCGACGGCGCTCCTGAAGCGGCTCGGTGTGCGCCGTATCCTTTCGCGCGCCGTCAACAAGTCCCAGGCTCAGATTCTCACCGAGGTCGGCGCAACCGAGGTCTTCTCTCTCGAAGATCAGATGGGCGACCAGATTGCCAGCCGGCTCATCGCGCCGCACATTCTCGAAAGCATCACCCTCAGTTCCGGACACTCGCTCGTCGAAATCCTTCCGTTGAAGTCGTTCATCGGAAAAACCCTGAAAGACCTGAATCTCCGCGCGAAAGCCGGCATCAACGTGATCGCGATCAAGCGCAAGGTGCCTTCGATCAACGAACGGGGGGAAAACACCATCAAGGTGGTCCTCAACGATCTTCCCTCGCCGGATGAAAAAATCACCGACGACGACATCCTGGTCGTCGTCGGACAGGACGAACGCATCTCGGCCCTTTCGCGTTCGTTCGAAGAGGAGGAGCAGGTATGA
- a CDS encoding alpha/beta fold hydrolase, translated as MQSTLLFLMKLLLFVFIASSLLQNYLIFFPVRLIAPPGLPKIPGRTFVHVSFSADDGTVLTGVWMGTSSPASELNAGPASRPVLLFSHGNAGHLGYRLARLEAFANLPVDVFLYDYRGFGRSDGRPSVSGVKKDAQAALAYLLNERKIPIERVILYGESIGGGVATWLAGDHLADIGGVVVESGFRSLKFRAASRFPIIGPLVLSDDLPSETILAKYTGPLLVIHSRDDRIIPFEDGKTLFDVCPSKKKRLCELTGAGHNDPVWARQDYMTVWRDFLAETFPEAR; from the coding sequence ATGCAATCGACGCTTCTCTTCCTCATGAAACTTCTTCTGTTCGTCTTCATCGCCAGCTCCCTCCTTCAGAATTATCTCATCTTCTTTCCGGTCAGGTTGATCGCCCCACCGGGTCTGCCGAAGATCCCCGGAAGAACGTTCGTCCACGTATCGTTTTCAGCCGACGACGGGACGGTCCTCACGGGCGTCTGGATGGGAACGTCATCGCCCGCCTCGGAACTGAACGCCGGTCCCGCTTCCCGCCCGGTTCTCCTCTTTTCACACGGCAACGCGGGGCACCTGGGTTACCGTCTGGCGCGACTCGAAGCTTTCGCGAACCTGCCGGTCGACGTGTTCCTCTATGATTATCGGGGCTTCGGCCGGAGCGACGGCCGACCGAGCGTTTCCGGCGTCAAGAAAGACGCCCAGGCAGCCTTGGCATACCTGCTGAACGAGCGAAAGATTCCTATCGAACGAGTGATTCTGTACGGCGAATCGATCGGCGGAGGAGTCGCGACATGGCTTGCGGGCGATCACCTCGCCGACATCGGCGGCGTCGTCGTGGAGTCCGGCTTCCGCTCGCTGAAATTCCGTGCCGCCAGCCGGTTCCCGATCATCGGCCCGCTCGTTCTATCGGACGATCTTCCCAGCGAGACGATCCTCGCGAAATACACTGGCCCCCTGCTCGTGATTCACTCGCGCGACGACCGTATCATCCCGTTCGAAGACGGCAAGACTCTTTTCGACGTCTGCCCATCGAAAAAGAAACGCCTGTGCGAACTTACGGGAGCCGGTCACAACGACCCCGTGTGGGCAAGGCAGGATTACATGACCGTCTGGCGTGACTTCCTGGCAGAGACGTTTCCGGAAGCACGCTGA